The following proteins are encoded in a genomic region of Thiomonas sp. X19:
- a CDS encoding 5'-nucleotidase: MSSTLQDRLVVAISSRALFDFEEENRIFEESDDAAYMRLQLDRIERPAQPGVAFQLVRKLLAFNTSDAERDRVEVVLLSRNDPVSGLRVFRSARHHATPIDRGVFTRGRPPYHYLHALQANLFLSTNTDDVRAALAAGFAAAQVYPQSAHASEAHPTEVRIAFDGDAVLFSDEAERVFQAQGLPAFQQHEASKAALPLPPGPFKPLLEALHRLQSAASTGAVAMRLRTALVTARSAPAHERAIRTLMHWNIAVDEAMFLGGLDKGPFLREFQPDFFFDDQTGHVQSASLHVPAGQVHAGIRSEG; the protein is encoded by the coding sequence ATGAGTTCGACGCTGCAAGACCGTCTGGTGGTGGCCATCTCCTCGCGTGCCCTGTTCGATTTCGAGGAGGAGAACCGCATCTTCGAAGAATCCGACGATGCGGCCTATATGCGCCTGCAACTCGACCGCATCGAGCGCCCGGCCCAACCCGGCGTGGCATTCCAGCTGGTGCGCAAGCTGCTCGCGTTCAACACCAGCGACGCCGAGCGCGATCGGGTGGAAGTGGTGCTGCTGTCGCGCAACGACCCGGTGTCGGGGCTGCGCGTGTTCCGCTCGGCGCGGCATCATGCCACGCCCATCGACCGCGGCGTGTTCACCCGCGGCCGTCCGCCCTACCACTATCTGCACGCGCTGCAGGCCAACCTGTTCCTGTCCACCAACACCGACGACGTGCGCGCGGCGCTGGCTGCAGGCTTCGCTGCGGCGCAGGTCTACCCGCAATCCGCCCACGCCTCGGAGGCGCACCCGACCGAGGTGCGCATCGCCTTCGACGGCGACGCCGTGTTGTTCTCCGATGAAGCCGAGCGCGTGTTCCAGGCGCAAGGCCTGCCCGCGTTCCAGCAGCACGAAGCCAGCAAGGCGGCGCTGCCGCTGCCGCCCGGCCCGTTCAAACCCCTGCTCGAAGCCTTGCACCGGCTGCAAAGCGCGGCCAGCACGGGCGCCGTCGCCATGCGCCTGCGCACCGCCCTGGTCACCGCCCGCAGCGCGCCGGCGCATGAGCGTGCCATCCGCACGCTGATGCACTGGAACATCGCGGTCGATGAAGCCATGTTCCTCGGCGGCCTCGACAAGGGCCCCTTCCTGCGCGAATTCCAACCCGACTTTTTCTTCGACGACCAGACCGGCCACGTGCAGTCCGCCTCGCTGCATGTGCCGGCCGGCCAGGTGCACGCCGGGATACGCAGCGAGGGCTGA
- the gspN gene encoding type II secretion system protein N, with amino-acid sequence MARRPNPAPGARWPLWLAGLLGLLLAFVLFAPASWLAASVARASQQHVLLAQAQGTWRDGSAQVVLAGGAQSRGAALAPGRLHWRIGLGGIWHGQVELVLRWPELAAAPLRLRAQLGVGGWSLRQLAASARDAATPAAQAFEETKDRSRVASTPLGGVRSRTSGGTQAWQAQLPADLLEGLGTPWNTLALQGRIGLSLRHASLESAAGRLRLNGEIRVDAADMSSRLSTVAPLGSYILRIHGDGANAGIDLSTRSGPLILAGHGVWNGQRLQFDGTARAGAGQEQALANLLSLLGQREGDHVRISL; translated from the coding sequence ATGGCCCGTCGCCCCAACCCCGCTCCCGGTGCCCGCTGGCCACTCTGGCTGGCAGGGCTGCTCGGCCTGCTGCTCGCCTTCGTGCTGTTTGCGCCGGCCAGTTGGCTGGCTGCGTCCGTTGCCCGTGCCAGCCAGCAGCATGTGCTGCTGGCGCAGGCGCAGGGCACCTGGCGCGACGGCTCGGCGCAGGTGGTGCTGGCCGGCGGGGCGCAAAGCCGGGGTGCGGCGCTGGCTCCAGGGCGCTTGCACTGGCGTATCGGCTTGGGCGGCATCTGGCATGGCCAGGTGGAGTTGGTGTTGCGCTGGCCGGAACTCGCCGCAGCACCGCTGCGGCTGCGGGCACAGCTGGGGGTCGGCGGCTGGAGCCTGCGGCAGCTTGCCGCCTCCGCGCGGGATGCGGCGACACCTGCCGCGCAAGCCTTCGAGGAAACGAAGGACCGCTCCCGAGTTGCCTCGACTCCCTTGGGTGGAGTCCGCTCGCGGACTTCTGGGGGCACTCAAGCCTGGCAGGCGCAGCTGCCTGCGGACTTGCTCGAGGGGCTGGGTACGCCGTGGAACACACTGGCCTTGCAGGGGCGCATCGGCTTGTCGTTGCGCCATGCCAGCCTAGAATCGGCTGCAGGCAGGTTGCGTTTGAACGGGGAGATTCGCGTGGATGCCGCCGACATGAGCTCGCGACTGAGCACCGTGGCACCGCTGGGAAGCTATATCCTGCGCATCCATGGCGATGGCGCAAATGCTGGCATCGACCTGTCCACGCGCTCCGGACCCTTGATCCTGGCGGGCCACGGGGTCTGGAACGGACAGCGTTTGCAGTTCGACGGCACGGCGAGGGCGGGCGCGGGGCAGGAGCAGGCCCTGGCGAATCTGCTCAGTCTGCTGGGCCAACGCGAAGGCGACCATGTGCGCATCAGTCTGTGA
- a CDS encoding CHASE domain-containing protein — MSPPFFLHLEPLNAADKRAIGYDMSSNPVRWTAMQSARDSRQAALSGMVGLVRDQPKNLNTTPPDPPTKPEQPGQPRTTARSGFLLSMPVFHHIQPRATPAERGAALRGWVYMPVRAQDLIDKPAQRAGTGHGFHAAHSRPRRPRWRDALQRSASPGDSAFQETLTLDFSGRRWALSFASLRAFERAQRNLTPQIVPASGLALTLLLAELRQTLGHERIKVSSEVQPVTLDLKTAIPCGLLTSEAVSNAFKHAFREDARG, encoded by the coding sequence ATGTCTCCGCCATTCTTTCTTCATCTTGAACCGCTGAACGCCGCCGACAAACGCGCCATCGGCTACGACATGTCTTCCAACCCAGTGCGGTGGACCGCCATGCAATCGGCCCGTGACAGCAGGCAAGCCGCCCTCAGCGGCATGGTTGGACTGGTGCGGGATCAGCCCAAGAATCTCAACACAACGCCCCCGGACCCACCTACGAAGCCCGAACAGCCCGGGCAACCGCGCACCACGGCCCGGTCCGGCTTCCTGCTCTCTATGCCCGTGTTTCACCATATCCAGCCGCGTGCCACCCCAGCCGAGCGAGGTGCCGCCCTGCGGGGCTGGGTGTATATGCCGGTGCGTGCGCAGGACTTGATCGACAAACCTGCCCAGCGGGCAGGGACTGGGCACGGATTTCACGCTGCGCATTCACGACCTCGGCGCCCACGGTGGCGGGATGCTCTACAGCGGTCCGCAAGCCCGGGGGATAGCGCGTTCCAGGAAACGCTGACGCTGGATTTTTCCGGCCGCCGCTGGGCCTTGAGCTTTGCCTCGCTGCGGGCGTTCGAGCGTGCCCAGCGCAACCTCACACCACAAATCGTCCCGGCCTCCGGCTTGGCTCTCACATTGCTGCTCGCCGAACTGCGCCAAACCCTGGGGCATGAACGCATCAAGGTATCGTCCGAAGTCCAGCCCGTGACACTGGACCTCAAAACAGCCATCCCCTGTGGATTGCTGACCAGCGAGGCCGTCAGCAACGCCTTCAAACATGCCTTCCGCGAGGACGCGAGGGGATGA
- a CDS encoding DUF2283 domain-containing protein: MKIRHFADTDTPYITMRDDSQVVETRDLDEDTLVEYDAQAQMCALTLEHARERADIPHFSFEQVAA; this comes from the coding sequence GTGAAAATTCGCCACTTTGCTGACACCGACACGCCCTACATCACCATGCGCGATGACAGCCAGGTTGTCGAAACGCGTGACCTGGATGAAGACACGCTGGTTGAATACGACGCGCAAGCGCAAATGTGCGCACTCACCCTTGAACACGCGCGCGAACGCGCCGACATCCCGCATTTCAGTTTCGAGCAAGTCGCAGCCTGA
- a CDS encoding acyl-CoA-binding protein: MDTRMDPKLQADFLDAVSRSKSLSQRPDPATLLRLYALYKQASSGDAQGERPGAMDFVARAKWDAWAARRGQDSAQAMAEYIRQVQDLEAAA, from the coding sequence ATGGACACCAGGATGGACCCCAAGCTGCAAGCCGATTTCCTCGACGCCGTCTCCCGCTCCAAATCCTTGAGCCAGCGCCCCGACCCTGCCACGCTGCTGCGGCTTTACGCCCTGTACAAGCAGGCGTCCTCGGGCGACGCGCAAGGCGAGCGTCCCGGCGCGATGGATTTTGTCGCCCGCGCCAAGTGGGACGCCTGGGCGGCCAGGCGTGGCCAGGACTCGGCGCAAGCCATGGCGGAGTACATCCGCCAGGTGCAAGACCTGGAAGCCGCGGCCTGA
- the gspD gene encoding type II secretion system secretin GspD: MSEPRAATRASQPERRPSGRARRVPAALLLGLALVGLLPPPAWAAPGEGGSRPRPNAPMTINLVNAEIASAVQAVAAATGRNFIVDPRVKGQITLQFEKPVPPQQVYLALLTQLRLAGYAVVEHDDVFKVVPEADARLQTTPVGVGNRLTAIPGKGDQVVTQIFQLRNQAASNLLPVLRPLISPNNTINVDPGSNALVITDYADNLKRLARIIAGLDVPTGSEVDVVPLKYAVAAELAATLQKLIDMQAAASPGAPGAPAAAVTGANGMRAVVLPESSSNALIIRAANGAQLVQIEQMIAKLDRPDDTDNIHVVYLHNANAADLARTLRGVLANNGLGTSTGQNGRNARPIAQGNTANTQQGMNSTSSFSNGATSPGLGQAPDFAPRAGSEAIALPEGGSVYADTALNALIINAPQPVYQQLRGVIQQLDVRRAQVYVEALIAEVDANKAAQLGIQWQAIAGSAGNQNAIYGGSNFGTGGSNIINLQAGISAGGTAAGQAIASGALSIPNGLNIGLLHNVAGLATLGLLANFLQTHDGANILSAPNLMTLDNEDAKIVVGQNVPFITGQYAQTGSTATVTPFQTVERKDVGLTLKVRPQITAGNTIKMDVYQEVSSIASTSNSAGIITNKRSIQTAVLVNDGQTIVLGGLMQDNVSENNSKIPGLGDIPGIGALFRSNSRTMTKTDLMVFLRPIIVRTESEGSSISQRRYDHMQNLQSNSQLPSQFGMPNLPGPILPTITPPNTAPAAPAGSGPAASAATTLAPAPPVPSPSPNVEQQGNVLQGVQASQHGSQTVVQLEFAQPLLNAPPGFTMEQPPSIVLDFPGVVSGLGRNVVSFEQGNLRNANVMEAQGRSRVVLSLRKVTSYKTEIQGRRLLVLLDNTAVSTVTPAAATPAKPKP; encoded by the coding sequence ATGAGTGAGCCGCGCGCCGCAACTCGAGCATCACAACCGGAGCGACGACCGTCCGGCAGGGCGCGCCGTGTGCCGGCCGCGCTGCTGCTGGGCTTGGCCCTGGTCGGCTTGCTGCCGCCTCCGGCCTGGGCGGCACCGGGCGAGGGCGGTTCGCGCCCCCGGCCGAACGCGCCCATGACCATCAATCTGGTGAATGCCGAAATTGCCAGCGCGGTGCAGGCGGTGGCTGCGGCCACCGGGCGCAACTTCATTGTCGACCCACGGGTGAAGGGGCAGATCACGCTGCAGTTCGAGAAACCCGTGCCGCCGCAGCAGGTGTACCTGGCGCTGCTGACGCAACTGCGTCTGGCGGGCTACGCGGTGGTGGAGCATGACGACGTGTTCAAGGTCGTGCCCGAGGCCGACGCGCGGCTGCAGACCACGCCGGTGGGTGTGGGCAACCGCCTGACCGCGATTCCAGGCAAGGGCGATCAGGTGGTGACGCAAATCTTCCAGTTGCGCAACCAGGCGGCGAGCAATCTGCTGCCGGTGCTGCGTCCACTGATTTCGCCGAACAACACCATCAATGTCGATCCCGGCAGCAATGCCCTCGTCATCACCGATTACGCCGACAACCTCAAGCGCCTCGCCCGCATCATCGCCGGGCTGGACGTGCCCACCGGCAGCGAGGTGGACGTGGTGCCGCTGAAGTACGCGGTGGCCGCCGAACTGGCGGCGACGCTGCAAAAACTCATCGACATGCAGGCAGCCGCGTCGCCGGGCGCGCCCGGCGCTCCGGCAGCCGCCGTCACCGGGGCCAACGGCATGCGCGCCGTGGTGCTGCCGGAAAGCAGCAGCAACGCCCTCATCATTCGCGCCGCCAACGGGGCGCAACTGGTGCAGATCGAGCAGATGATCGCCAAGCTCGACCGCCCGGACGACACCGACAACATTCACGTCGTCTATCTGCACAACGCCAACGCTGCCGATCTGGCGCGCACCCTGCGCGGCGTGCTGGCCAATAACGGCCTGGGCACCAGCACCGGGCAGAACGGACGCAATGCCCGGCCCATCGCCCAAGGCAATACGGCGAACACGCAGCAGGGCATGAACAGCACCAGCAGCTTCAGCAATGGCGCCACCAGCCCCGGCCTGGGCCAGGCGCCGGATTTCGCGCCACGCGCCGGCAGCGAGGCCATCGCCCTGCCCGAGGGCGGCTCGGTGTACGCCGACACGGCGCTGAACGCGCTCATCATCAATGCTCCGCAGCCGGTCTACCAGCAGTTGCGCGGCGTCATCCAGCAGCTCGACGTGCGCCGCGCCCAGGTGTATGTGGAGGCGCTGATCGCCGAGGTGGACGCCAACAAGGCGGCGCAACTCGGCATCCAGTGGCAGGCGATCGCCGGCAGCGCGGGCAACCAGAACGCCATTTACGGCGGCAGCAATTTCGGCACCGGCGGCAGCAACATCATCAATCTGCAAGCGGGCATCTCGGCCGGCGGCACGGCTGCGGGCCAGGCCATCGCCAGTGGCGCGCTGTCCATCCCCAACGGTCTGAACATCGGCCTGCTGCACAACGTCGCCGGTCTGGCCACGCTGGGTCTGCTGGCCAATTTCCTGCAGACCCACGACGGCGCCAACATCCTTTCGGCGCCGAATTTGATGACCCTTGACAACGAAGACGCCAAGATCGTCGTCGGCCAGAACGTGCCCTTCATCACCGGCCAGTACGCGCAGACCGGCTCCACCGCGACGGTGACGCCGTTCCAGACGGTGGAGCGCAAGGACGTGGGCCTGACGCTCAAGGTGCGGCCGCAGATCACCGCCGGCAACACCATCAAGATGGACGTGTACCAGGAGGTGTCGAGCATCGCCAGCACCAGCAACTCGGCCGGCATCATCACCAACAAGCGCTCGATCCAGACCGCCGTGCTGGTGAACGACGGTCAGACCATCGTGCTCGGCGGCCTGATGCAGGACAACGTCAGCGAGAACAACAGCAAGATCCCCGGTCTGGGCGACATTCCCGGCATCGGCGCGCTGTTCCGCTCGAACTCGCGCACGATGACCAAGACCGACCTGATGGTGTTCCTGCGACCCATCATCGTGCGCACCGAGAGCGAGGGCAGCAGCATCAGCCAGCGCCGCTACGACCACATGCAGAACTTGCAGAGCAATAGCCAGTTGCCCTCGCAGTTCGGCATGCCGAATCTCCCGGGCCCGATCCTGCCGACCATCACGCCACCCAACACGGCGCCTGCCGCACCGGCGGGCAGCGGCCCGGCGGCCAGCGCCGCGACGACGCTTGCGCCAGCGCCGCCTGTGCCCAGCCCATCGCCGAACGTGGAGCAGCAGGGCAATGTGCTGCAGGGCGTGCAGGCCAGCCAGCACGGCAGCCAGACGGTCGTGCAACTGGAGTTCGCCCAGCCGCTGCTGAACGCGCCGCCCGGGTTCACCATGGAGCAGCCGCCGAGCATCGTGCTCGACTTTCCCGGTGTCGTCTCCGGCCTGGGGCGCAATGTGGTGAGCTTCGAGCAGGGCAATCTGCGCAACGCGAACGTGATGGAAGCGCAAGGCCGCTCGCGCGTGGTGCTGAGCCTGCGCAAGGTCACCAGCTACAAGACCGAAATCCAGGGCCGACGTCTGCTGGTGCTGCTGGACAACACCGCCGTGTCAACCGTCACACCGGCGGCAGCCACCCCGGCCAAGCCCAAGCCTTGA
- the gspF gene encoding type II secretion system inner membrane protein GspF, which translates to MPAYRFVALDSAATEQRGVLEADSARGARGMLRARGLIPLEVDAIVAEAAPGEVRRFRRRLLNTQQLALLTRQIAGLLVSGLPLERALAALADDADRAEVGHMLSAIKSEVAGGHSLAAALSQRPREFSSIYRALVAAGEDSGNLGLVLESLADYLENAQQLRGKLIQAMAYPAIVVLVAIAVVTLLLTYVVPQVVGVFQGAHQKLPILTIGLIALSHFLRHWGWAIIGVLVVGGVLARQALQLSGPRAALDGALLRSPLLGRLVRGLNTARFASTLAILTAAGVPILRALQAAIDTLANTVLKADAQEALALVREGSTLSAALGLHKRFPPVLITFIRLGEQTGTLPQMLERAADQHGQEVQRRAFTLVTILEPLLILGMGVLVLIIVLAVMLPIIQLNNLVK; encoded by the coding sequence ATGCCCGCCTACCGCTTCGTCGCTCTCGACTCCGCCGCCACCGAGCAGCGCGGGGTGCTGGAGGCCGACAGTGCGCGGGGCGCGCGCGGCATGTTGCGGGCGCGCGGGCTCATTCCGCTGGAGGTCGACGCCATCGTCGCCGAGGCCGCGCCGGGCGAGGTGCGGCGTTTCAGGCGGCGCCTGCTCAACACCCAGCAACTCGCCTTGCTCACGCGCCAGATTGCGGGCCTGCTGGTGTCGGGCCTGCCGCTGGAGCGGGCCCTGGCGGCGCTGGCCGACGACGCTGACCGCGCCGAGGTCGGCCACATGCTCTCGGCCATCAAGAGCGAAGTCGCAGGCGGCCACAGCCTGGCCGCGGCGCTGTCGCAGCGTCCGCGCGAGTTCTCGTCCATCTACCGCGCCCTGGTGGCGGCCGGCGAGGACAGCGGCAATCTCGGCCTGGTGCTGGAAAGCCTGGCCGACTATCTCGAAAACGCGCAGCAGTTGCGCGGCAAGCTGATTCAGGCCATGGCCTATCCGGCCATCGTCGTGCTGGTGGCCATCGCCGTGGTGACGCTGCTGCTCACCTATGTCGTGCCGCAGGTGGTGGGCGTCTTCCAGGGCGCGCATCAAAAACTGCCCATCCTCACCATCGGCCTCATTGCCTTGAGCCACTTCCTGCGCCACTGGGGCTGGGCCATCATCGGGGTGCTGGTGGTGGGCGGCGTGCTGGCGCGGCAGGCGCTGCAATTGTCGGGGCCACGCGCCGCGCTGGACGGTGCGCTGCTGCGCAGTCCGCTGCTGGGGCGATTGGTGCGGGGTCTGAACACCGCCCGCTTCGCCTCCACGCTGGCCATTCTCACCGCCGCCGGCGTGCCCATCCTGCGTGCGCTGCAGGCCGCCATCGACACCCTGGCGAACACCGTGCTCAAGGCCGACGCGCAGGAAGCCTTGGCGCTGGTGCGCGAGGGCTCGACGCTGTCGGCCGCGCTCGGGCTGCACAAGCGCTTCCCGCCCGTGCTCATCACCTTCATCCGCCTGGGCGAACAAACCGGCACCTTGCCACAGATGCTGGAGCGCGCCGCCGACCAGCATGGCCAGGAAGTGCAGCGCCGGGCCTTCACCCTCGTCACCATCCTCGAGCCGCTGCTCATTCTGGGCATGGGGGTGCTGGTGCTCATCATCGTCCTGGCGGTGATGCTGCCCATCATCCAACTCAATAATCTGGTGAAGTAG
- the gspE gene encoding type II secretion system ATPase GspE: MSLRYPLPYAFCRDQSLLAEQDGALLKLWVSETTRAAGLAEVQRTHAVQTLQRVTATELQQRIGTAYAARDGSAAEVVSEVEGDVDLSRLMQDLPAVEDLLEAADDAPIIRMLNVLFTQAARDGASDIHIEPYELSSVVRFRVDGALRDVVRPNKALHGALISRVKILAQLDIAEKRLPQDGRISLRIGGRALDVRVSTLPCAHGERAVMRLLDKSAAKLDLRAVGMSPTMLQQFDALVHHPHGLILVTGPTGSGKTTTLYSTLARLDATTTNIMTVEDPVEYDLHGIGQTQVNPRIDLTFARALRAILRQDPDVVMIGEIRDFETAQIAIQASLTGHLVLATLHTNDSPSAVTRLIDMGVEPFLLASSLLGVLAQRLVRKLCQACKKPAVDGPGLEAVGCPICNHTGYSGRTGVFELLTANDAIRAAVHERASEAELRRLATAAGMHTMRDDGMPWVLTGETSMAELMRVTRE, from the coding sequence ATGTCGCTGCGCTACCCGCTGCCTTACGCCTTCTGCCGCGACCAGTCCCTGCTGGCCGAGCAGGACGGCGCGCTGCTCAAACTCTGGGTGAGCGAAACCACGCGCGCCGCCGGCCTGGCCGAGGTGCAGCGCACGCATGCGGTGCAAACCTTGCAGCGGGTGACGGCAACCGAGCTGCAGCAGCGCATCGGCACCGCGTACGCCGCACGCGACGGCAGTGCCGCCGAAGTGGTGAGCGAGGTCGAGGGCGATGTCGATCTTTCCCGCCTGATGCAAGACCTGCCGGCGGTGGAGGACCTGCTGGAAGCGGCCGACGACGCCCCCATCATCCGCATGCTCAACGTGCTGTTCACCCAGGCCGCGCGCGACGGCGCCAGCGACATCCACATCGAGCCCTACGAGCTGTCCTCGGTGGTGCGCTTTCGCGTCGACGGCGCGCTGCGCGACGTCGTGCGGCCGAACAAGGCGCTGCACGGCGCGCTCATTTCGCGGGTGAAAATCCTGGCCCAGCTCGACATCGCCGAAAAGCGCCTGCCGCAGGACGGGCGCATTTCGCTGCGCATCGGCGGCCGCGCGCTGGACGTGCGCGTGTCCACCTTGCCCTGCGCCCATGGCGAGCGCGCCGTCATGCGCCTGCTCGACAAATCCGCGGCCAAGCTCGACCTGCGCGCCGTGGGCATGTCGCCCACGATGCTGCAGCAGTTCGACGCGCTGGTGCACCACCCGCATGGCCTGATCCTCGTCACCGGCCCGACCGGCAGCGGCAAGACCACCACCCTGTATTCCACGCTGGCGCGGCTGGACGCCACCACCACCAACATCATGACGGTGGAAGACCCGGTGGAATACGATCTGCACGGCATCGGCCAGACGCAGGTGAATCCGCGCATCGACCTGACCTTCGCCCGCGCCCTGCGCGCTATCCTGCGGCAAGACCCGGACGTGGTGATGATCGGCGAAATCCGCGATTTCGAAACCGCGCAGATCGCCATCCAGGCCTCGCTCACCGGCCACCTCGTGCTGGCCACGCTGCACACCAACGACTCGCCATCGGCCGTGACACGCCTCATCGACATGGGGGTCGAACCCTTCCTGCTCGCCTCCTCGCTGCTCGGCGTGCTGGCGCAACGCCTGGTGCGCAAGCTGTGCCAGGCGTGCAAAAAACCCGCCGTCGACGGTCCGGGCTTGGAAGCCGTGGGCTGCCCGATCTGCAACCACACCGGCTACAGCGGCCGCACCGGCGTGTTCGAACTGCTCACCGCCAACGACGCCATCCGCGCCGCCGTGCACGAGCGCGCCAGCGAAGCCGAATTGCGCCGCCTGGCCACCGCCGCCGGCATGCACACCATGCGCGACGACGGCATGCCCTGGGTGCTGACTGGCGAGACCTCGATGGCCGAGCTGATGCGGGTGACGCGGGAATAG